In Verrucomicrobiales bacterium, a single window of DNA contains:
- a CDS encoding YfiR family protein yields the protein MNCIQFIRGLLVKWTASRELFLSGWKLLLVLSLVTPAFIAIEKGVAADVSKELQVKCSYLHNFAKFVEWPLGSFASESSALIIGVCGNDTLRGELEAQVKERSLGKRHFQITRIEKPEDMAGVHLIYIADAPDSLCSQLIAAATSSAALTIGETDEFVRSGGVIRFVLEEGKVRFEINQGSAEAARLKLSPQLLKLARVVRRK from the coding sequence ATGAACTGCATTCAATTCATTCGAGGCTTACTCGTGAAATGGACGGCCAGCAGGGAACTTTTCCTGTCAGGCTGGAAGCTGCTGCTCGTCCTCAGCCTGGTAACACCTGCGTTCATCGCGATCGAAAAAGGTGTGGCCGCCGATGTAAGCAAGGAGCTCCAGGTCAAATGCTCTTACCTGCACAACTTCGCCAAATTCGTAGAGTGGCCACTGGGATCATTCGCATCCGAAAGCAGCGCGCTGATCATCGGTGTTTGCGGCAACGATACTCTCAGGGGCGAGCTCGAGGCTCAGGTCAAGGAACGAAGCCTCGGCAAGAGACACTTCCAGATCACCAGGATTGAGAAACCCGAAGACATGGCTGGCGTTCATCTCATCTATATCGCCGATGCGCCCGATTCGCTTTGCTCTCAGCTGATCGCAGCTGCGACATCCAGTGCGGCACTGACAATCGGAGAAACCGACGAGTTTGTCCGCTCGGGCGGGGTCATTCGTTTCGTCCTCGAGGAGGGGAAAGTCCGATTCGAGATCAACCAAGGGAGCGCGGAGGCTGCCAGGCTCAAACTGAGCCCTCAGCTGCTGAAACTGGCCCGCGTAGTGAGGAGAAAGTAG